The proteins below are encoded in one region of Pseudomonadota bacterium:
- the alr gene encoding alanine racemase, translated as MTRPARVVVDLEAARANLDRVRQAAPGRRVMAVIKADAYGHGLVPMAQALTSAEAFGVACLEEAVVLRDAGIRHPIVLLEGPFSSQELHEIRRLDLDTVIHAEEQVRMLDALPDGRPLRLWIKLDTGMHRLGFPAEGFRALLRHLALHRAVARPLRIMSHLASAHEPDHASVAVQLGIFNAVTQGIAGERSMANSAALLAWPESQLDWVRPGLMLYGVSPFAGRTAADVGLQPVMSLVSGLIAVRRVAAGESVGYGGSWRCPEDMPVGVVAIGYGDGYPRHAASGTPVLVAGRRAALIGKASMDMLTVDLRPCPEARVGEPVVLWGPGLPVEEVARCADTIPYELLCAVRGRVRFHDQVAG; from the coding sequence GTGACGCGCCCGGCGCGCGTCGTCGTCGATCTCGAGGCCGCGCGGGCAAACCTGGATCGGGTGCGGCAGGCGGCGCCCGGCCGGCGGGTCATGGCCGTCATCAAGGCCGATGCCTATGGCCACGGGCTCGTGCCCATGGCCCAGGCGCTCACGAGCGCGGAGGCCTTCGGCGTCGCCTGTCTCGAAGAGGCCGTGGTGCTGCGCGACGCCGGGATCCGGCATCCCATCGTCCTGCTCGAGGGCCCCTTCTCATCCCAGGAGCTCCACGAGATCCGGCGCCTAGACCTCGACACCGTGATCCACGCAGAGGAGCAGGTGCGGATGCTGGATGCCCTGCCGGACGGCCGCCCGTTGCGGCTCTGGATCAAGCTCGATACCGGCATGCACCGGCTGGGCTTTCCCGCGGAAGGATTCCGGGCGCTCTTGCGGCACCTCGCCCTGCACCGCGCGGTGGCGCGCCCGTTACGGATCATGAGCCACCTGGCCTCGGCCCATGAGCCCGACCATGCCTCGGTGGCGGTCCAACTGGGTATCTTCAACGCGGTCACGCAGGGGATCGCGGGGGAGCGTTCCATGGCCAATTCCGCGGCCCTCTTGGCCTGGCCCGAGAGCCAGCTCGATTGGGTGCGACCCGGGCTCATGCTCTATGGGGTCTCGCCCTTCGCCGGGCGCACGGCCGCGGACGTCGGCTTGCAGCCCGTGATGTCCCTGGTCTCGGGATTGATCGCGGTGCGGCGCGTAGCGGCCGGCGAGTCGGTCGGTTATGGCGGGAGCTGGCGCTGCCCCGAGGACATGCCGGTCGGGGTGGTGGCCATCGGTTATGGGGATGGGTATCCGCGTCACGCGGCGTCCGGGACGCCGGTCCTGGTCGCGGGCCGTCGCGCCGCGCTCATCGGCAAGGCCTCCATGGACATGCTGACGGTGGACCTGCGCCCCTGCCCCGAGGCACGGGTGGGCGAGCCGGTGGTCCTGTGGGGACCGGGACTGCCGGTCGAGGAAGTGGCGCGCTGCGCCGACACCATCCCCTACGAGCTCTTATGCGCGGTGCGGGGCCGGGTGCGTTTTCATGACCAAGTGGCGGGCTAG